One Bacteroidota bacterium DNA segment encodes these proteins:
- a CDS encoding DUF3761 domain-containing protein, with amino-acid sequence MKKLITLLFLLVSSITFSDCSKDDNNAPQSDCQTDASKRRGARCKDGTESMATGSGACSGHGGVDYWLCK; translated from the coding sequence ATGAAAAAGCTAATTACACTATTATTCTTGCTTGTTTCATCTATAACATTTTCAGATTGTTCAAAGGATGATAATAACGCACCTCAATCCGATTGTCAGACTGACGCAAGCAAACGACGCGGGGCAAGGTGTAAGGACGGTACTGAGTCAATGGCAACAGGGTCAGGTGCTTGCTCAGGGCATGGGGGTGTTGATTATTGGCTGTGTAAATAG
- a CDS encoding DNA polymerase III subunit alpha has protein sequence MYINCHSTYSLCYGTLPIKELVAHAAQFGIRVLALTDINCSTGVFEFVQQCNSCGITPIIGIEFRSNNTLLFVGLAKNKEGFRELNTFLTDHNLNKTPLPAQAPEFKHATVVYPTHNLPPEGTLLRDNEYVGIRPSELTKHQLKLQRGELKKAVVLQPVTYLNLTGRELHKRLRAIDNNVLLTMLNKEMGVAEDEYLIEPDRIVRRFSAYPEIILNTQRLMESCQFTTDFDTIKNKRLFTTSIYDDRQLLRKLAMDGVVQRYGKGNREAHKRALHELEVIENLGFEAYFLITWDIIRYSMSRGFFHVGRGSGANSIVAYCLRITDVDPIGLDLYFERFLNPKRTSPPDFDIDYSWKDRDDVHEYIFKRYGREHTALLGAISTFQRRGAIRELGKVYGLPKNDMDEMAANKRFDFNRDTVTQEIALYARMLNGFPNHRTIHAGGVLISEEPISYYTALDLPPKGLPTAQWDMYEAERIRMDKLDILSQRGLGHIKDATDLVQQNRGKKIDIHEVAPIMNDPNVKAQLKSGDSIGCFYIESPAMRGLLNKLHCDNYLTLVAASSIIRPGVASSGMMGEYIKRFHHPESVQYLHPVMEEQLKETYGVMVYQEDVIKVCHHFAGLDLADSDVLRRAMSGKYRSKIEFDKLVAKFFSNCREKGYSEELTKEVWRQIESFAGYSFSKAHSASYAVESFQSLYLKTYHPKEFYIAVINNFGGFYSTWVYVHEAIKAGVTVHLPCVNNSDWLTNLNGDDAYLGFIHLKGLEQGVAERIITDRFYNGLYRDFEDFATRTKAPLEQLLLLIRVGALRFTRQGKRTLQWDAHLLTGHIDIAPDAQCLFETKAKKFELPVLEHSLVEDAYDEMELLGFSLSMSAFDLVELPQKGLITAKELIANAGRIVSIAGNFVAPKPVRTVHGQEMAFAAFLDKEGAFFDTVHFPDSLKFYPIHGKGVYQIIGKVVLDFGYPCIEVKRLKKLPAVKDPRY, from the coding sequence ATGTACATTAACTGCCATAGCACATACAGTCTTTGTTACGGCACATTACCCATCAAAGAGTTAGTTGCTCATGCTGCACAATTTGGCATCCGAGTATTGGCACTCACGGATATTAACTGCTCCACAGGGGTGTTTGAGTTTGTGCAACAATGCAATTCCTGCGGTATCACCCCCATTATAGGGATAGAATTTAGGAGCAACAACACGTTGTTGTTTGTCGGGCTGGCTAAAAACAAAGAGGGGTTTAGGGAACTAAACACTTTTTTGACCGACCACAACCTGAATAAAACCCCTTTACCCGCACAAGCCCCCGAATTTAAGCACGCAACGGTAGTATATCCTACCCACAACCTGCCCCCTGAAGGGACTTTGTTGCGGGATAACGAATACGTAGGCATCCGCCCTTCGGAACTCACCAAACACCAATTAAAACTGCAACGGGGCGAATTAAAGAAAGCAGTGGTGTTACAACCTGTTACCTACTTAAACCTAACAGGCAGGGAACTGCACAAACGCCTACGGGCAATAGACAACAACGTGTTGTTGACAATGCTGAATAAAGAAATGGGAGTGGCTGAGGATGAATACCTGATAGAACCCGACCGCATTGTAAGGCGTTTCAGTGCCTACCCTGAAATTATCCTAAACACACAGCGGTTAATGGAAAGTTGTCAGTTTACAACGGACTTTGACACCATCAAAAACAAGCGGCTGTTTACCACCAGCATTTACGACGATAGGCAGCTTTTGCGCAAGTTGGCAATGGACGGCGTAGTGCAGCGTTACGGGAAAGGCAACCGCGAAGCCCACAAACGGGCACTGCATGAATTGGAGGTAATTGAGAACTTGGGATTTGAAGCCTACTTTTTAATTACGTGGGATATTATCCGCTATTCCATGTCAAGGGGTTTCTTTCACGTGGGCAGAGGCAGCGGAGCAAACAGTATTGTAGCGTATTGCTTGCGCATCACAGACGTTGACCCCATTGGATTGGATTTGTACTTTGAACGCTTTTTAAACCCCAAACGTACCAGCCCCCCCGATTTTGATATTGATTATTCGTGGAAAGACAGGGACGATGTACACGAATACATCTTTAAACGTTACGGCAGGGAGCATACCGCCTTATTAGGGGCTATCAGCACCTTTCAGCGCAGGGGAGCGATTAGGGAATTGGGAAAAGTGTATGGGTTGCCAAAGAATGATATGGACGAAATGGCGGCCAACAAACGGTTTGACTTTAACAGGGATACCGTTACCCAAGAAATAGCCTTGTATGCCCGAATGTTAAACGGGTTTCCGAACCACCGCACCATACACGCAGGCGGGGTATTGATTAGTGAAGAACCTATCAGCTATTACACCGCCCTTGATTTGCCGCCCAAGGGGCTGCCCACCGCCCAATGGGATATGTACGAAGCTGAACGTATCCGCATGGACAAACTCGATATTTTAAGCCAACGGGGTTTAGGGCATATCAAAGACGCTACCGACCTTGTGCAGCAAAACAGGGGTAAAAAGATAGATATTCACGAGGTAGCCCCCATAATGAACGACCCCAATGTGAAAGCACAGCTAAAATCGGGGGACAGTATTGGCTGCTTCTACATCGAAAGTCCTGCTATGCGGGGGTTGTTAAACAAATTGCATTGTGATAATTACCTCACCTTGGTGGCTGCAAGTTCCATTATCCGCCCCGGAGTGGCTTCATCGGGAATGATGGGGGAATACATCAAGCGGTTTCATCACCCTGAGTCGGTGCAATACTTACATCCCGTAATGGAGGAGCAACTGAAAGAGACTTACGGGGTAATGGTATATCAAGAGGACGTTATCAAAGTATGCCACCACTTTGCAGGATTGGACTTGGCCGATTCTGATGTTTTGAGGCGGGCAATGAGCGGAAAGTACCGTTCAAAGATTGAGTTTGATAAATTGGTAGCAAAGTTCTTTTCTAATTGCAGGGAAAAGGGGTATTCTGAAGAACTAACCAAAGAGGTGTGGCGGCAAATTGAAAGTTTTGCGGGGTATTCATTCAGCAAGGCACACAGTGCCTCTTATGCCGTGGAGAGCTTTCAGAGTTTGTACCTGAAAACCTACCACCCCAAAGAGTTTTATATCGCTGTAATTAACAATTTCGGAGGGTTTTACAGTACGTGGGTATATGTACACGAAGCCATAAAAGCAGGGGTAACGGTGCACCTGCCTTGTGTGAACAACAGCGATTGGTTAACCAACCTGAATGGCGACGATGCGTATTTGGGGTTTATCCATCTCAAAGGGTTGGAGCAAGGAGTGGCCGAGCGGATAATCACCGATAGGTTTTACAACGGGCTATACAGGGATTTTGAGGACTTTGCCACCCGAACCAAAGCCCCCCTTGAGCAATTATTGCTGTTAATCCGTGTGGGTGCGTTGCGGTTTACAAGGCAGGGCAAACGAACCTTACAGTGGGATGCACACCTGTTAACGGGGCATATTGACATTGCCCCCGATGCCCAATGTTTGTTTGAGACGAAGGCAAAGAAGTTTGAATTACCCGTGTTGGAGCATAGTTTGGTAGAGGATGCTTACGACGAAATGGAGTTGTTGGGGTTTTCGTTGTCAATGTCGGCGTTTGATTTGGTGGAATTACCACAAAAGGGACTTATTACTGCAAAAGAATTAATTGCCAATGCAGGGCGCATAGTGAGCATTGCAGGCAATTTTGTGGCTCCCAAACCCGTGCGTACCGTTCATGGGCAGGAAATGGCTTTTGCAGCGTTTTTGGATAAAGAAGGGGCGTTTTTTGATACGGTGCATTTTCCCGATAGCCTTAAATTCTATCCCATACACGGTAAAGGGGTGTATCAAATTATTGGCAAAGTGGTATTGGATTTTGGGTATCCCTGTATTGAGGTAAAGAGGCTTAAAAAGTTGCCTGCGGTGAAAGACCCAAGGTATTAG
- a CDS encoding SOS response-associated peptidase — protein sequence MCGTFGQKKLPLKKVKQEFLPETDIAPKEGMQLNLNTWVGKFAGILTPDKPAAYQWAIFGLCPVWSDKKMYLFNARVEGKENPSNDPLYNGAKGIFTMPSFRNAAKSRRCIIPMDFFIEGPEKEKYNKPFLIHRKDSEPFFAGGIYEDWTDKSTGETIRTFSILTTGATPLLQEVGHHRSPLLLDPETIPVWLDPKADLDFIAELMKPADTSEFEFYPVDSKIVKSKENNPEIEKRID from the coding sequence ATGTGCGGAACCTTTGGCCAAAAGAAGCTACCTCTTAAAAAAGTTAAACAAGAGTTTTTACCTGAAACTGATATTGCCCCCAAAGAAGGGATGCAGCTTAACCTAAATACATGGGTAGGAAAATTTGCAGGCATTTTAACGCCAGATAAACCCGCAGCTTATCAATGGGCAATTTTTGGGTTATGTCCGGTGTGGAGTGATAAAAAGATGTACTTGTTCAATGCACGTGTGGAGGGAAAGGAAAACCCCTCTAACGACCCTTTGTATAATGGAGCAAAGGGGATATTTACGATGCCGAGTTTTAGAAATGCTGCAAAAAGCCGTCGTTGCATTATCCCAATGGACTTTTTCATTGAAGGCCCTGAAAAGGAAAAGTATAATAAGCCATTTTTAATCCACCGTAAGGATAGCGAGCCATTTTTTGCAGGTGGAATTTATGAGGACTGGACGGATAAATCCACGGGTGAAACCATCCGCACGTTCTCAATTCTTACTACTGGAGCAACACCCTTATTGCAAGAAGTAGGCCACCACCGTTCACCGCTTCTACTTGACCCCGAAACCATACCTGTTTGGCTTGACCCAAAAGCTGATTTGGATTTCATTGCAGAACTAATGAAACCTGCCGACACCTCTGAATTTGAGTTTTACCCAGTGGATAGTAAAATTGTGAAGTCAAAAGAGAATAATCCTGAGATTGAGAAGCGAATAGACTGA
- a CDS encoding DUF3825 domain-containing protein produces the protein MMELFTHGYFGKFDESLEHLATKLALTETWSYSDPEKEEREGNKAAKFKFPILRNYLEHTFRKIKSENKIVISDDTNFSCFNTGLVTQNLEEIFAFFEKNKNSNSRAPYFFKAFIKKSDRDFLNHFSAKYPETANYFDQPEALLFNPRIELIPDIDHIISDNKNRFPSPLNNASEREVRKHLVGALDDISKRVKINYKLAIPQFYDNKFQLLLPLNLMDTSQADLALVVQRINQTTYNAKTCLTIGMAYNNARLIVCPHSEWLKP, from the coding sequence ATGATGGAACTTTTTACGCATGGCTATTTTGGAAAATTCGATGAGAGTTTGGAACATCTTGCAACAAAACTTGCTCTGACAGAAACATGGTCGTATTCAGACCCTGAAAAAGAAGAAAGAGAAGGGAATAAAGCAGCAAAATTTAAATTCCCAATCCTACGGAATTATTTGGAGCATACATTCCGTAAAATAAAATCTGAAAATAAAATTGTTATCTCAGACGATACAAACTTCTCATGCTTTAATACTGGTTTAGTAACACAAAATTTAGAAGAGATTTTCGCCTTTTTTGAGAAGAACAAAAATTCAAACTCAAGGGCACCTTATTTTTTTAAGGCATTTATCAAAAAGAGTGATAGAGATTTTCTAAATCATTTTTCTGCTAAATATCCTGAGACTGCGAACTATTTTGACCAACCCGAAGCTTTGTTATTTAATCCTCGAATTGAACTCATTCCTGACATTGACCATATCATTTCAGACAATAAGAATAGATTTCCAAGTCCTCTCAATAATGCCTCCGAAAGGGAGGTTCGAAAACATTTAGTTGGGGCACTTGATGACATCTCAAAAAGGGTTAAAATAAATTATAAGTTGGCAATTCCGCAATTCTATGACAACAAATTCCAATTGTTATTACCACTAAATTTAATGGACACAAGTCAAGCTGATTTAGCTCTTGTTGTTCAACGAATTAATCAAACGACTTATAATGCAAAAACGTGTTTAACAATCGGAATGGCATACAACAATGCAAGACTTATTGTTTGTCCTCACAGTGAATGGCTTAAGCCATAA